The following coding sequences are from one Roseburia hominis A2-183 window:
- a CDS encoding recombinase family protein: MKQPYNTTIYNTALYLRLSRDDELQGESGSIQTQRMMLRQYAAEHGLTVVDEYIDDGWSGTNFERPSFQRMIDDIEDGKINCVVTKDLSRLGRNYILTGQYTEIYFPSKGVRYIAINDNVDTINGESELAPFLNILNEMHARQTSKKVKAAMHTRFANGAHYGAYAPLGYVKDPDKKGHLLIDPETRWIVEKIFDLAVHGRGAASITRILVEEKVPTPGWLNYERYGTFANIYAGAPAEKAYAWTIAQVKSILKEETYIGHSIHNKQSNISFKNKKKVRKPQEEWYRVENTHEAIISEEVFQKVQELIASRRRKRRNGTTQIFAGLIKCADCGWSLAYGENKQNKNPYGYYHCSKNGQGLRQCSMHYIRYDVLYAYVLARLQYWSMLAQKDEDNLLKRLLNASDRERNSAKKKQAAELKKAEKRKAEVDGLFAKMYEDWSAGRITEYNFNMLSEKYQNEQKELETKIRQLHETMEAAVQTAADAEKWIALMKQYVNPVELTAELLNTLIEKITVHEAVKGEDGSREQEVEIYYRFIGKID, encoded by the coding sequence GTGAAACAACCATACAATACAACGATTTATAACACTGCACTATATTTGAGATTGAGCCGTGACGATGAATTACAGGGGGAAAGCGGCAGTATCCAGACCCAGCGCATGATGCTTAGACAGTATGCCGCAGAGCATGGGCTGACCGTTGTAGACGAGTACATTGACGACGGATGGAGTGGGACAAATTTCGAGCGTCCAAGTTTCCAAAGGATGATTGATGACATCGAAGACGGGAAAATCAACTGCGTTGTCACAAAGGACTTATCCCGTCTGGGAAGAAACTATATCCTGACCGGTCAGTACACGGAAATCTATTTCCCCAGCAAGGGAGTACGCTACATTGCTATCAATGACAATGTGGACACCATCAACGGAGAAAGCGAGCTTGCACCGTTCTTAAACATCCTGAATGAAATGCACGCCCGACAGACCAGCAAAAAGGTCAAGGCTGCCATGCACACAAGATTTGCCAATGGCGCACACTATGGAGCCTATGCACCGCTGGGCTATGTAAAAGACCCGGACAAAAAAGGTCATCTTCTGATCGACCCGGAAACACGCTGGATTGTAGAGAAGATTTTTGACCTTGCTGTACACGGGCGTGGAGCCGCCAGCATTACACGGATTCTGGTGGAGGAAAAAGTACCTACCCCCGGCTGGCTGAACTATGAAAGATACGGGACTTTCGCCAATATCTACGCCGGTGCGCCCGCAGAAAAAGCCTATGCGTGGACGATAGCACAGGTCAAGAGCATTTTGAAAGAGGAAACCTACATCGGTCACAGCATTCACAACAAGCAGAGCAACATTTCATTCAAGAACAAGAAAAAGGTGCGGAAGCCGCAGGAAGAATGGTATCGTGTGGAAAATACCCACGAAGCCATCATTTCTGAAGAAGTGTTCCAAAAAGTTCAGGAGCTGATTGCAAGCAGACGCAGGAAACGCAGAAACGGTACGACACAGATTTTCGCAGGATTGATAAAATGTGCAGACTGCGGATGGTCTTTAGCCTATGGGGAAAACAAGCAGAATAAGAACCCATACGGGTACTACCATTGCAGCAAGAACGGGCAGGGATTACGCCAGTGTTCCATGCACTATATCCGCTATGATGTACTGTATGCCTATGTGCTTGCAAGACTGCAATACTGGTCTATGCTGGCACAGAAAGACGAGGACAATCTGCTGAAACGCCTGCTCAATGCCAGCGACAGGGAAAGAAACTCTGCGAAGAAAAAGCAGGCTGCGGAGCTGAAAAAGGCAGAGAAGCGTAAAGCCGAGGTTGACGGGCTGTTTGCTAAAATGTATGAGGACTGGTCTGCCGGACGCATAACCGAGTATAACTTCAATATGCTGTCCGAGAAGTACCAGAACGAGCAAAAGGAGCTTGAAACAAAAATAAGACAGCTTCACGAAACGATGGAAGCCGCCGTACAGACCGCAGCGGATGCTGAAAAGTGGATTGCCCTGATGAAACAGTATGTCAACCCTGTGGAGCTGACCGCCGAACTTCTGAACACTCTAATTGAAAAAATAACCGTCCACGAAGCTGTCAAGGGCGAGGACGGAAGCCGTGAGCAGGAAGTAGAAATCTACTACCGCTTCATCGGCAAAATCGACTGA
- a CDS encoding GGDEF domain-containing protein: MEFDEILRGHGQRVPIKEALFDVRAEQLNEMGENQGYLIRAIDMTEHYNRLDQAEMSAHVDALTGLWDREQFKISMLDELYQNGAGTMFMMDVDNFKEVNDHYGHDIGDKVLRTLGTAIRETCQNEHLCGRLGGDEFCLFLKGITEEAEIQKYAKKVARCTRRRLPCSRIT, translated from the coding sequence ATGGAATTCGATGAGATTCTGCGCGGACACGGGCAGCGGGTGCCGATCAAGGAAGCTCTTTTTGACGTGCGGGCAGAGCAGTTAAACGAGATGGGGGAGAATCAGGGATACCTCATCCGGGCGATTGATATGACGGAACACTATAACCGGCTGGATCAGGCGGAGATGTCTGCGCATGTGGATGCGCTGACCGGGCTCTGGGACAGAGAGCAGTTTAAGATTTCCATGCTTGATGAACTGTATCAGAACGGTGCCGGCACCATGTTTATGATGGATGTGGACAATTTTAAGGAGGTCAATGATCACTACGGACATGACATCGGCGACAAAGTGCTGCGGACACTCGGCACAGCAATCCGCGAGACCTGTCAGAATGAACATCTCTGTGGCAGGCTTGGCGGGGATGAGTTCTGCCTGTTTTTAAAGGGAATCACGGAGGAAGCAGAGATTCAGAAGTACGCAAAGAAAGTTGCGCGCTGTACAAGGAGAAGATTGCCCTGCTCCCGGATCACGTAA
- a CDS encoding MATE family efflux transporter, whose product MNNDVFETMPVPKAYFKMALPVVFGMVISLVYNMVDTWFIAKTQNTSLVAGVSLCAPVFSLMIAFGDIFGLGGSSAISRLFGKKDYDTARRISAFCLLGSIFFGIAVAVLMLLFQTPILHLLGARDDTIAYAGAYYRFLVLGCPAIIFNIVPGNLLRTEGLANDAMIGSVIGAVFNILLDPIFIFSLHMGAGGAALATILSNLLADCYLVWVVFKKAGHLSMSCREMHISSGHVRDILLIGIPASITNLMQSFAVLLTNRFLLPYGSDKVAALGIALKVNMITMLILVGFAFGAQPLLGYCYGADNRERLKQFLHFDLLVQLLIALVFTAAACIFAPHIIRIFMQDDVIVASGALMLRCLMITAPVIGMILVFTTLFQAAGMALPAFLMSISRQGVLLVLCMLLFSSLFGYMGILLAQAVSDVLTGILGFLLLRRSKILL is encoded by the coding sequence ATGAACAATGATGTATTTGAAACAATGCCCGTACCGAAAGCCTATTTCAAGATGGCTCTGCCTGTGGTGTTCGGCATGGTCATCAGCCTTGTATACAATATGGTCGACACATGGTTTATTGCAAAGACCCAGAACACCAGCCTCGTCGCCGGCGTCTCTCTCTGCGCCCCGGTGTTCAGTCTCATGATTGCATTCGGTGATATTTTCGGGCTTGGCGGAAGTTCCGCCATCTCAAGACTTTTCGGAAAAAAAGATTATGACACCGCGCGGCGGATCAGTGCTTTCTGCCTTCTCGGCTCCATCTTCTTCGGCATTGCTGTTGCCGTTCTGATGCTGCTTTTTCAGACACCCATTCTGCATCTTCTGGGTGCCAGGGACGATACCATCGCTTATGCCGGCGCCTATTACCGCTTTCTGGTTCTCGGCTGCCCTGCCATTATCTTTAATATTGTCCCGGGGAATCTGCTCCGCACAGAAGGTCTGGCAAATGATGCCATGATTGGTTCCGTCATCGGCGCTGTGTTTAATATTCTTTTAGATCCCATTTTCATCTTCTCTCTGCATATGGGTGCCGGCGGCGCCGCACTTGCCACCATCCTGAGCAATCTGCTTGCCGACTGCTATCTCGTGTGGGTTGTATTCAAAAAGGCAGGGCATCTGTCGATGTCCTGCCGCGAAATGCATATTTCATCCGGTCATGTCCGTGACATTCTGCTGATCGGAATTCCGGCTTCCATCACGAACCTGATGCAGAGCTTTGCGGTACTCCTCACCAACCGTTTTCTGTTACCTTACGGTTCTGATAAAGTTGCCGCTCTTGGCATTGCCTTAAAAGTCAACATGATCACCATGCTGATTCTGGTCGGGTTCGCCTTCGGCGCGCAGCCGCTCCTCGGCTACTGCTACGGTGCAGACAACCGCGAACGCCTGAAACAGTTTCTGCATTTTGATCTGCTCGTGCAGCTTCTCATTGCGCTCGTTTTCACAGCCGCCGCCTGTATTTTTGCTCCGCACATCATCCGCATCTTCATGCAGGATGATGTCATCGTGGCCTCCGGTGCCCTGATGCTCCGTTGTCTCATGATTACCGCCCCTGTGATCGGCATGATCTTAGTCTTCACCACACTGTTCCAGGCAGCCGGCATGGCGCTTCCCGCTTTTCTGATGTCCATCAGCCGCCAGGGCGTGCTGCTCGTGTTGTGTATGCTGCTCTTTTCTTCCCTGTTCGGCTACATGGGAATTCTGCTCGCGCAGGCAGTCTCCGATGTCCTCACCGGAATTCTGGGCTTTCTTCTGCTGCGCAGATCAAAAATACTGCTCTGA
- a CDS encoding AbrB/MazE/SpoVT family DNA-binding domain-containing protein produces MPKGKHAFGMVKVGEKGQIVIPAKARKIFDIKPGDVLMVLGDEEQGIALLKEQDFMAMVQAMRHMET; encoded by the coding sequence TTGCCGAAGGGAAAGCATGCGTTTGGAATGGTGAAGGTCGGTGAAAAAGGGCAGATTGTGATTCCTGCAAAGGCGAGAAAAATTTTTGACATAAAGCCGGGGGATGTATTGATGGTTCTGGGAGATGAAGAACAGGGAATTGCGCTGTTAAAGGAGCAGGATTTTATGGCGATGGTGCAGGCAATGCGGCATATGGAGACGTAA